The genomic region ACAATATTTTCAGTTTCAGTCTCTATTCAGTTGGCGCTGTTGGGCTTTTGTGCGCGCACTGGCGGTCACTTCCAGCACCAGCGCATGCCGTAATAGCCGGGTGGCAGGTCGAAGTCGATGAAATGGGCAACAAAGTTGCCGTCAACCTGAATGTCGCCGACGTCGATGGTCGGCGAACTGTTGTCCGGCCGGAACACCCGCCACACCCTGGCCGGCGGGTCGCCCGCGGGGAAGCGCACGGTCAGGCAGTAGGTCTGGCACCCGGACCGGAACCCGCCGCCCCAGGCCAGGCAGGTCTGGCCGCTGCCGGTGAACTCGAACACCGTGTCCACCAGCAGGTTCTCCCCGCGCCGCAGCGGGTGCGGGAAGCGCGCCTCCACCGCCATCACGCCGGAGTCGTGGTCGGTGGCCACCCGGCCCAGCCTGGTGCCCTCGCTGCGCCAGCGCACCGGCAGCTCGCCCGGCTCGCAGGCCGCGATCACCGTGTCCCGGTCCACCCCGTCGATCCGCGCCTGCCGCAGGATCTGCAAGTCCAGCCGCTCGATGCCCCGGCGCGGGGCCAGCACCAGGTGCTCGTGCACGCTCTGCGCGGTCAGCTGGCCGTCGAACGGGTTGTTCAGCTCCACCAGCAGCTTCTGCACCGCCTCGGCGTTCGCGCACACCTGCCGCGGCGTCACCGAGTACCGGGCCCGCTCCGGCGCCGGTTCCCGCCTGGCCGGGCTGAGCAGGTCGCGCAGCGCGCCGCGGGGCAGCTCCAGCACCTCTTCCAGCGCCAGCACCAGCTCGGCTGACCTGGGGCGGCTGCGGCCGCGCTGCCAGTAGCTCAGCGTGGCCAGCCCCACCGCCACCCCGCGCTCGGCCATCCTGGCCCTGATCCGGGCCAGGGTCAGGCCGCTGGCCTGGATGGCCAGGCGCAGCGCGTGCTCGAACGGACCGGTGCGCAGTGCCTCATGCAGACTGCCGGCCACCATCTCGGATTTCCGCACGCCACCGATAGTGGCAGACGCCGGCTTTCCGGAACATTTCGGTTTTCAGTGCGCGTAAACTTCAATTTCGAATAAAGAGTAGCCGTAGCGGGTGGCCCGGCTGATCCCGGTGAGCCGCACGAAACGGGCCTGGGTCGCGGCGAACGGGATGTTGTCCTCGCCGCCGTCCCCCTCGGCCACCGCCGCCACCTGCCGCCACTGCCGCCCGTCGGCGGAGACCTCGATCCGGTATGCCTTGCCGTAGGCGGACTCCCAGCGCAGCACGGTCCGGCCGACCTGGCGCACCGAGCCGAGGTCCACGGTGAGCGACTGCTGGTCGGAGAAGTCACTGGCCCAGCGGGTGCGCCGGTCGCCGTCCACCGCCTTGCCGGGCGGCGAGGGGTACGCGCCGGTCTCGTGGCTGGACGCGCTGGCCGCCTTGGACAGCGCCAGGTTGGCCACGTCCTCGCCCCGGCGCGCCGGGAACTCCACCACCTGCTGGTAGGTCGGCCGGTTCTGCCACTGCGTCTTGTCCTGGGTGATGCCGCCGGTGGGCCGGTGGATGATCTGGTCCCGGCAGAACTGGTCGCCCGGCTTGCAGTCGGCGTCGCCGGGGTAGGTGGTGGTGGCCGGAGTGTGCACCGCGGCGCGCAGCGAGTCCAGCAGCGCGGTGCGGCAGGCCGCGGCGTTGCCGTTGCCGCAGAAGGCGTTCGGCACCCAGGCCTGCACCGGGTCGCCGAGCACCTTGCGCAGGTCCTTGTGCACGTAGCCGTACCAGCCGAACTGGAAGGCCGACCCGGTGTGGCCGGGCTGCTCGTCCACCCGCAGCGCGGCCAGGAACGCCTTGTGCAGCGCGGGTTCCAGCCCCGGCTCGAACATGGCCTTGGCCAGCAGCGGGAACCAGGCGTCCAGCACCCTGATCGCCTCGCTGTGCAGGTAGCTGAACTTGCCGCTGGCGCTGGGATCGCCGTCGGTGGTGCGGTGCCCGCCCGCGCGCTGCCAGGCGCGCAGCTGCTCGATCGCGGTGGCCAGCGCGGGCTCGGTGACCGGGGCCTGGTCCAGCACCCGCAGCAGCAGCGGCAGCACCTTGTCCGCGCGCAGGTCCACTGTGGACGCATCGGCCATCGCCTTGGTCAGCTTGGCCCTGGTGAACTTCTCGCCGCGCTGCAACAGCGGCTTGATCCGGTCGTCCAGCGGCTGGGAGCGGTGCACCGGACCGAAGCTGAAGTTGCCGTCCGCGGCCGAGTAGCCCGGGGCCTGCTTGTTGTTCCAGCTGGTCAGGTAGTCCTGGTTGACCACCTGCGGGTGCTGCTCGAACGGGGTGTAGCGGGCCAGGTTGTCGCCGGGCCGCCAGTCCTGCCACTCGTAGGCGGCGTCACCGCGCACCGGCAGGTTCGGGTCGTGGCCGGGCCTGCGCACCGGGTTGAAGCCGGAGTTGAAGTAGGCGATGTCCTTGCTGTCGGCGTAGAACCAGTTGAAGCCGTAGCCGATCTGGTTGGCCGCGCGCTGGAAGTCCGCCGCCGAGCGGATCGCCTCCGGGTCGTTGAACAGCTGGAAGCCCAGGGTGGACTCCACCTCGCGCAGGTAGGTCGAGCGCAGCTTGGTGAAGGCCACCGGCTTGCCGGCCACCGTGCCGCGGTGGGAGATCAGGCCGAGCTTGGTGCGCTGGGCGACCAGCGTGTAGGAGCCCGCTGGCGTCGCGTCGGCCAGGCTGGGCTTCCAGGCGTTCTTCTTGGTCAGCTCCTCGATCGGCAGGCACTCGCCGCGGAAGCGGTAGTGCGCCGACTTCAGCGTGGGCGCGCCGCCGCCGGGCTCGCACAGCTCCACCGCGTAGGAGTCGGTGATGTCCTGGGCCGCGGT from Crossiella sp. CA-258035 harbors:
- a CDS encoding penicillin acylase family protein, encoding MRRPLTLLLTAATTAALLGSPPAVAQPTESRAAAPIPDYCISQCDDILPPGQNGNATFAELLLFKTLGIRPPHSSDQKARYEKLVWGYSGLTDEQLNTYFNDASFGVPADQVASTSSPRPDVTIVRDKATGTPHITGSTRAGAMFGSGFASAQDRLFLMDVLRHVGRGEVSSFAGGAIGNREFEQQQWSIAPYTEADLQAQFDRLDQLGPRGKQMKQDVLDYVAGINLYIAQSKAGRYFPGEYVAIGKADAITNEGGPEPWKPTDIGAIASLVGGIFGAGGGQEVVSAVALVEARARYGKAQGDAVWRAFRAQNDPEAPVTVHNGTSFPYGTDNPDAAGVTLPDRGSVVPQPIVRDAVGPAVKDSLAPAAPAQRGMSNALLVSGAHTESGHPVAVFGPQTGYFAPQLLTVQEIQAPGISSRGASFAGLGLYVLLGRGQDYAWSATTAAQDITDSYAVELCEPGGGAPTLKSAHYRFRGECLPIEELTKKNAWKPSLADATPAGSYTLVAQRTKLGLISHRGTVAGKPVAFTKLRSTYLREVESTLGFQLFNDPEAIRSAADFQRAANQIGYGFNWFYADSKDIAYFNSGFNPVRRPGHDPNLPVRGDAAYEWQDWRPGDNLARYTPFEQHPQVVNQDYLTSWNNKQAPGYSAADGNFSFGPVHRSQPLDDRIKPLLQRGEKFTRAKLTKAMADASTVDLRADKVLPLLLRVLDQAPVTEPALATAIEQLRAWQRAGGHRTTDGDPSASGKFSYLHSEAIRVLDAWFPLLAKAMFEPGLEPALHKAFLAALRVDEQPGHTGSAFQFGWYGYVHKDLRKVLGDPVQAWVPNAFCGNGNAAACRTALLDSLRAAVHTPATTTYPGDADCKPGDQFCRDQIIHRPTGGITQDKTQWQNRPTYQQVVEFPARRGEDVANLALSKAASASSHETGAYPSPPGKAVDGDRRTRWASDFSDQQSLTVDLGSVRQVGRTVLRWESAYGKAYRIEVSADGRQWRQVAAVAEGDGGEDNIPFAATQARFVRLTGISRATRYGYSLFEIEVYAH